One window from the genome of Flavobacterium agricola encodes:
- a CDS encoding GAF domain-containing protein: MNLESLKPQVSAILQHSEHTRTEKLQNLCEFLKEKVSYYNWVGFYFKNGDKRELILGPYAGAETDHTVIPFGKGICGQVAESNQNFVVPDVSAQDNYIACSITVKSEIVVPLFVNNENIGQIDIDSHELDPFTAQDERFLEFVNQEVAQLF, from the coding sequence ATGAATTTAGAATCACTTAAACCACAAGTAAGCGCTATATTACAACATTCTGAACATACAAGAACGGAAAAACTTCAGAATTTATGCGAATTTTTAAAAGAAAAAGTTTCGTATTACAACTGGGTAGGTTTCTATTTTAAAAATGGTGATAAGCGTGAGTTAATTTTAGGTCCGTACGCTGGTGCAGAAACAGACCATACTGTTATTCCGTTCGGAAAAGGCATTTGTGGACAAGTTGCCGAATCAAATCAAAATTTTGTGGTGCCTGATGTTAGTGCACAAGATAATTATATTGCTTGTAGCATTACGGTAAAATCTGAAATTGTTGTTCCGTTGTTTGTAAACAATGAAAACATTGGTCAAATTGATATTGACAGCCATGAATTAGATCCGTTTACAGCGCAAGACGAACGCTTTTTAGAATTTGTAAACCAAGAGGTTGCACAATTATTTTAA
- the rpsO gene encoding 30S ribosomal protein S15 → MYLTKEVKAEIFAKHGGAAANTGSAEGQIALFTFRINHLTEHLKKNRHDYNTERSLVMLVGKRRSLLDYLKKKEINRYREIIKELNIRK, encoded by the coding sequence ATGTACTTAACTAAAGAAGTAAAAGCAGAAATTTTCGCTAAACACGGTGGAGCTGCTGCAAACACAGGATCTGCTGAAGGTCAAATCGCGTTATTCACTTTCCGTATTAACCACTTAACTGAGCACTTAAAGAAAAATCGTCACGATTACAACACTGAGCGTTCATTAGTTATGTTAGTAGGTAAAAGAAGAAGTTTACTTGATTATCTTAAGAAAAAAGAAATCAACAGATACCGTGAGATTATTAAAGAATTAAACATCAGAAAATAA
- a CDS encoding polyribonucleotide nucleotidyltransferase, whose product MIPKVTQEIIDLGDGRTITIETGKLAKQADGSVVVRMGDAMLLATAVSARKASPGVDFLPLTVDYREKFAAAGRFPGGFFKREARPSDSEILVMRLVDRVLRPLFPDDYHAETQVMIQLMSHDENVMPDALAGLAASAALAVSDLPFYNYISEVRVGRVDGKLIINPTKAQLAVSDIDMMIGASKDSVAMVEGEMKEISEKEMVEAIKFAHEAIIKQVEAQERLRERVGNLEYRTYDAEKSNEAILAKVNEFAYDKCFAIAAEASGKHERSEKFDEVYENLKALFTEEELAEDGDLIGRYYHDVQKEAVRNLILDKGIRLDGRKTNEIRPIWSEIDYLPSTHGSSIFTRGETQALATVTLGTSREANVIDTPSDQGEERFYLHYNFPPFSTGEARPLRGTSRREVGHGNLAQRALKNMIPADCPYTIRVVSEVLESNGSSSMATVCAGTLALMDAGIQISKPVSGIAMGLISDAKTGRWAVLSDILGDEDHLGDMDFKVTGTKDGITACQMDIKIEGLAYDILESALEQAKEGRMHILGKLTETIATPNPTVKAKAPKIIKFEIPKDFIGAIIGPGGKNIQALQADTETTIVITEEGDFGIIELLGTNQEGMDKAIQSIQNQTFQPKEGEVYSVKVTKILDFGAVVEFVPGKDSLLHVSELDWKRIEKVSDVLKEGDVIDVKYMGLDPKTKKPKVSRKALLPRPPKVEKKDEAPKTEDKQ is encoded by the coding sequence ATGATTCCTAAGGTAACCCAAGAAATTATCGATTTAGGGGATGGGCGCACCATTACAATCGAAACAGGCAAACTTGCCAAACAGGCAGACGGATCTGTTGTAGTGCGAATGGGAGATGCTATGTTATTAGCAACTGCTGTTTCTGCACGCAAAGCCTCACCAGGGGTAGATTTTTTACCATTAACGGTAGATTATCGTGAAAAATTTGCTGCCGCTGGTAGATTTCCAGGCGGTTTTTTTAAAAGAGAAGCTAGACCAAGTGATAGCGAAATCTTAGTTATGCGTTTAGTAGACCGTGTTTTAAGACCATTATTTCCGGACGACTACCACGCAGAAACACAAGTTATGATTCAATTAATGTCTCATGACGAAAACGTGATGCCAGATGCATTAGCAGGTTTAGCAGCTTCTGCAGCATTAGCAGTTTCAGACCTTCCTTTTTACAACTACATTTCAGAAGTTCGAGTAGGACGCGTAGACGGTAAATTAATCATTAACCCAACAAAAGCACAATTAGCTGTTTCTGACATTGATATGATGATCGGAGCATCTAAAGATTCGGTAGCAATGGTTGAGGGTGAAATGAAAGAAATCTCTGAAAAAGAGATGGTTGAAGCTATTAAATTTGCTCACGAAGCAATTATTAAACAAGTTGAAGCTCAAGAACGCTTACGTGAAAGAGTTGGAAACTTAGAGTACCGTACGTACGATGCTGAAAAAAGCAACGAAGCAATTTTAGCTAAAGTAAACGAATTTGCATACGATAAATGTTTTGCAATTGCTGCTGAAGCAAGTGGAAAACACGAAAGATCTGAAAAGTTTGATGAAGTTTACGAAAACTTAAAAGCCTTATTCACTGAAGAAGAATTAGCAGAAGATGGAGATTTAATTGGCCGTTATTACCATGACGTACAAAAAGAAGCCGTTCGTAACCTAATTTTAGACAAAGGCATCCGTTTAGACGGTAGAAAAACAAACGAAATCAGACCAATTTGGTCAGAAATTGATTATTTACCTTCTACACACGGTTCATCTATTTTTACACGTGGTGAAACACAGGCTTTAGCTACAGTAACTTTAGGTACATCAAGAGAAGCAAACGTAATTGACACACCATCAGATCAAGGAGAAGAGCGTTTTTATTTACATTACAACTTCCCTCCTTTCTCAACTGGTGAAGCAAGACCTTTAAGAGGAACTTCAAGACGTGAAGTTGGACATGGTAACTTAGCACAACGTGCTTTAAAAAACATGATTCCAGCAGATTGTCCTTATACAATTCGTGTAGTTTCAGAAGTTTTAGAATCTAACGGTTCATCATCAATGGCAACGGTTTGTGCTGGTACATTAGCATTAATGGATGCTGGTATTCAAATCTCAAAACCAGTTTCTGGTATTGCAATGGGTTTAATTTCTGATGCAAAAACAGGAAGATGGGCAGTTTTATCTGATATTTTAGGAGACGAAGATCATTTAGGTGATATGGACTTTAAAGTAACAGGTACAAAAGACGGGATTACAGCTTGTCAAATGGATATTAAAATTGAAGGATTAGCTTACGATATTTTAGAAAGCGCTTTAGAACAAGCTAAGGAAGGACGTATGCATATTTTAGGTAAACTTACCGAAACAATTGCTACACCAAATCCAACAGTTAAAGCAAAAGCTCCTAAAATTATCAAGTTCGAAATTCCTAAAGATTTCATTGGTGCTATTATCGGTCCTGGAGGTAAAAACATTCAGGCATTACAAGCAGATACTGAAACAACAATTGTTATTACAGAAGAAGGTGATTTTGGTATTATCGAATTATTAGGTACTAACCAAGAAGGAATGGATAAAGCAATTCAAAGCATTCAAAACCAAACCTTCCAACCTAAAGAAGGAGAAGTTTATTCAGTAAAAGTTACTAAAATTTTAGACTTTGGTGCTGTGGTAGAATTTGTACCTGGTAAAGATTCATTACTTCACGTTTCAGAATTAGATTGGAAACGCATCGAAAAAGTTTCTGATGTATTAAAAGAAGGTGATGTAATCGATGTAAAATACATGGGATTAGATCCAAAAACTAAAAAACCAAAAGTTTCTAGAAAAGCTTTATTACCTCGCCCTCCAAAAGTAGAGAAAAAGGATGAAGCTCCTAAAACAGAAGATAAGCAATAA
- a CDS encoding sigma-70 family RNA polymerase sigma factor — protein MRQLKITKQVTNRETASLDKYLQEIGKVDLITADEEVELAQRIKAGDQRALEKLTKANLRFVVSVAKQYQNQGLTLPDLINEGNLGLIKAAQRFDETRGFKFISYAVWWIRQSILQALAEQSRIVRLPLNKIGSINKINKMYALLEQSNERAPSAEEIAKELDMTVNDVKESMKNSGRHLSMDAPLVEGEDSNLYDVLRSGESPNPDRELIHESLRTEIERALETLTPREADVVRLYFGLGDQHPMTLEEIGETFELTRERVRQIKEKAIRRLKHTSRSKILKTYLG, from the coding sequence ATGAGACAACTTAAAATTACCAAGCAGGTTACAAATCGTGAAACCGCATCCCTAGATAAATACCTTCAAGAAATCGGAAAAGTAGATTTAATTACTGCCGATGAAGAAGTTGAATTAGCACAACGCATTAAAGCCGGTGATCAACGCGCTTTAGAAAAATTAACCAAAGCAAACTTACGTTTCGTGGTTTCTGTTGCTAAGCAATACCAAAATCAAGGGTTAACGTTACCCGATTTAATTAACGAAGGTAACTTAGGTTTAATTAAAGCGGCACAACGTTTTGATGAAACACGTGGTTTTAAATTTATTTCATATGCTGTTTGGTGGATTCGTCAATCTATTTTACAAGCTTTAGCAGAACAATCTCGTATTGTACGTTTACCATTAAACAAAATTGGCTCTATTAACAAAATCAATAAAATGTATGCGTTATTAGAACAATCTAACGAACGTGCCCCATCTGCAGAAGAAATTGCTAAGGAATTAGATATGACTGTAAATGATGTAAAAGAATCTATGAAGAATTCTGGACGTCATTTATCTATGGATGCACCTTTAGTTGAAGGAGAAGATTCTAACCTTTACGACGTTTTACGTTCTGGCGAATCTCCAAATCCTGATCGTGAATTAATTCACGAATCATTACGTACTGAAATTGAACGTGCGTTAGAAACTTTAACGCCACGTGAAGCAGACGTAGTTCGTTTATATTTTGGTTTAGGTGACCAACATCCAATGACGTTAGAAGAAATTGGTGAAACTTTTGAATTAACGCGCGAACGTGTTCGTCAAATTAAAGAAAAAGCAATTCGTCGTTTAAAACACACCTCTCGAAGCAAAATTTTAAAAACATATTTAGGATAA
- the rpe gene encoding ribulose-phosphate 3-epimerase: MNSKLIAPSVLAADFANLQRDIEMINQSEADWFHIDIMDGVFVPNISFGMPVLEAINKHAKKTIDVHLMIVDPDRYIQTFKDLGADILTVHYEACTHLHRSLQAIKSAGMKAGVAINPHTNVALLEDCIADIDLVCIMSVNPGFGGQSFIENTYKKVKQLKEIITRNQANTLIEIDGGVTNKNAKALVDAGADVLVAGSYVFKAKNPIETIADLKQIIK; this comes from the coding sequence ATGAATTCAAAACTAATTGCACCCTCAGTATTAGCAGCAGATTTTGCTAATTTACAACGCGATATTGAAATGATTAATCAGTCAGAAGCAGATTGGTTTCATATTGATATTATGGACGGCGTATTTGTACCAAACATATCTTTTGGTATGCCCGTGTTAGAAGCCATAAATAAACATGCTAAAAAAACAATCGATGTACATTTAATGATTGTTGATCCTGATCGTTATATTCAAACTTTTAAAGATTTAGGAGCAGATATTTTAACTGTGCATTACGAAGCTTGTACGCATTTACATCGTTCTTTACAAGCTATAAAATCTGCCGGGATGAAAGCTGGAGTTGCAATTAATCCACATACAAACGTTGCTTTATTAGAAGATTGTATTGCTGATATTGATTTAGTTTGTATTATGAGCGTAAATCCAGGTTTTGGAGGACAATCTTTTATAGAAAATACCTATAAAAAAGTAAAACAACTTAAAGAAATTATTACACGTAACCAAGCCAATACCTTAATTGAAATTGACGGAGGCGTAACCAACAAAAACGCAAAAGCTTTAGTTGATGCTGGTGCCGATGTTTTAGTTGCTGGTAGTTATGTTTTTAAAGCTAAAAACCCGATAGAAACAATTGCTGATTTAAAACAGATTATAAAATAA
- a CDS encoding CBS domain-containing protein — protein MKALDPVSRIMTSNLVKLNYDDQLTKAEDLFKKHKIRHLPVVRANQVIGMLSYTDLQKVCFADQGDDAETNIETVVYNAFTLEQVMSKQVLTVFPWTPIKEVAILLSEANFNALPVVEHDKLVGIVTTIDLLKYYISQYEE, from the coding sequence ATGAAAGCTTTAGATCCGGTTTCTCGAATTATGACTTCCAATTTAGTAAAATTGAATTACGACGATCAATTAACTAAAGCTGAAGATTTGTTTAAAAAACATAAAATTAGACATTTGCCCGTTGTAAGAGCTAACCAGGTTATTGGTATGTTAAGTTACACCGATTTGCAAAAAGTTTGTTTTGCTGATCAAGGTGATGATGCCGAAACTAATATTGAAACGGTTGTTTATAATGCTTTTACTTTAGAGCAAGTTATGAGTAAACAAGTTTTAACCGTTTTTCCTTGGACACCAATTAAAGAAGTCGCTATTTTATTAAGCGAAGCTAATTTTAATGCGCTTCCTGTGGTTGAGCACGACAAATTAGTTGGAATTGTTACTACGATAGATTTATTAAAATATTATATATCTCAATACGAAGAATAA
- a CDS encoding GatB/YqeY domain-containing protein: MSLQAKITEALKTAMKAKDTVALEALRAIKSEILLAQTSGSEGNFTEEDEIKLLQKLVKQRKDSAAIYTEQGRSDLAEPELAQITVIEQFLPKQLSEQEVEIIVKNIITEGGFAGMAAMGQVMGIASKVLAGQADGKTVSTIVKKLLA, translated from the coding sequence ATGAGTTTACAAGCAAAAATTACAGAAGCACTTAAAACTGCTATGAAAGCAAAAGATACTGTTGCTTTAGAAGCGTTACGTGCTATTAAATCAGAAATATTGTTAGCCCAAACATCAGGAAGTGAAGGTAACTTTACAGAAGAAGATGAAATAAAGCTATTACAAAAATTAGTAAAACAGCGTAAAGATAGCGCAGCTATTTATACAGAACAAGGTAGATCAGATTTGGCTGAACCAGAATTAGCTCAAATTACTGTTATCGAGCAGTTTTTACCAAAACAATTATCAGAACAAGAAGTTGAAATTATTGTAAAAAATATCATTACCGAAGGTGGTTTTGCTGGAATGGCTGCTATGGGGCAGGTTATGGGGATAGCATCTAAAGTTTTAGCTGGTCAGGCAGATGGTAAAACAGTTTCTACCATTGTAAAAAAATTATTAGCGTAG
- the ftsZ gene encoding cell division protein FtsZ, which yields MENNSGLGTKLAFDMERGQSNVIKVIGVGGGGSNAINYMFNQSIKGVDFIICNTDSQALENSPVPTKIQLGVNLTEGLGAGANPEIGSLAAQESIEEIDRVLDKNTKMVFITAGMGGGTGTGAAPVIAELAKNKDILTVGIVTIPFQFEGKIRHEQALLGVERLRKHVDSLIVINNNKLREVYGNLGFKAGYAKSDEVLTTASRGIAEVISQHYTMNIDLRDAKTVLSNSGTAIMGSATASGENRAKDAVVAALDSPLLNENRITGAKNVLLLIVCGTEMEDEITIDEIGEINDYIQNESGHNANIIMGVGNDEKLGNSVSVTVIATGFNFEQQSELINKDNVIKHMLGAEQSVTQELNLTPGVKSVSSNSSLTNAVVQNNLDKAFDVPAVKPVPEKRIVHVLDADLEKPQAQVTEPIANVVPEAPVVNELDSFFDIVAPENLDFPVSKPTPQIEIKTVQSAPHPIKPIEVVKPNLFEQKLSAPSQPNQPENNLNFELKQQPSANTSSLFLLNETIQVSDEVAPAEPQIDPNFEVEPKLETKQEDVVKHILNYDYLEQESALTNAKPVVKAETKLEDKEEDPDLQMTVRVEKSVPQGEKFLRNPRKRRFT from the coding sequence ATGGAAAATAATTCAGGATTAGGCACAAAGTTAGCATTTGATATGGAACGTGGTCAATCAAATGTAATCAAAGTTATTGGTGTAGGTGGTGGCGGTAGTAATGCAATTAACTACATGTTTAACCAAAGCATTAAAGGGGTTGATTTTATTATTTGTAATACCGACTCGCAAGCGCTAGAAAATAGCCCGGTGCCAACAAAAATCCAGTTAGGTGTTAATTTAACTGAAGGTTTAGGTGCTGGTGCAAACCCAGAAATTGGAAGTTTAGCTGCGCAAGAAAGTATTGAAGAAATTGACCGTGTTTTAGATAAAAACACAAAAATGGTTTTTATTACTGCCGGAATGGGTGGTGGTACCGGAACCGGTGCTGCACCAGTAATTGCAGAATTAGCCAAAAATAAAGACATTTTAACCGTTGGTATTGTTACAATTCCTTTTCAATTTGAAGGTAAAATTCGTCACGAACAAGCTTTATTAGGAGTTGAAAGATTACGTAAACACGTAGATTCGTTAATTGTTATAAACAACAACAAATTGCGTGAAGTTTACGGAAACTTAGGATTTAAAGCAGGATATGCCAAATCTGATGAGGTTTTAACAACCGCATCACGTGGTATTGCCGAAGTAATTTCGCAACATTATACCATGAATATTGACTTACGTGATGCAAAAACCGTACTTTCTAATAGCGGAACAGCTATTATGGGATCGGCAACTGCATCTGGTGAAAATCGTGCAAAAGATGCTGTGGTTGCTGCCTTAGATTCACCATTGTTAAACGAGAATCGTATTACAGGTGCCAAAAACGTATTATTATTAATTGTTTGTGGTACTGAAATGGAAGATGAAATTACTATTGATGAAATAGGAGAAATTAACGATTACATTCAAAACGAATCCGGACATAATGCCAATATCATTATGGGGGTTGGTAATGATGAAAAATTAGGAAATTCTGTTTCTGTAACCGTAATTGCTACTGGATTTAATTTTGAACAACAATCAGAATTAATCAACAAAGACAATGTTATTAAGCACATGTTGGGTGCAGAGCAATCAGTTACTCAAGAACTTAATTTAACACCGGGCGTAAAATCGGTTTCATCTAATTCAAGTTTAACAAATGCAGTAGTTCAAAATAATTTAGATAAAGCTTTTGATGTACCTGCTGTAAAACCGGTACCAGAAAAACGTATTGTACATGTTTTAGATGCTGATTTAGAAAAACCGCAAGCTCAAGTAACAGAACCAATTGCTAATGTTGTACCAGAAGCTCCGGTAGTTAATGAATTAGATAGCTTTTTTGATATCGTTGCTCCCGAAAATTTAGATTTTCCGGTTTCTAAACCAACACCTCAAATAGAAATTAAAACAGTTCAATCTGCACCGCATCCGATTAAACCAATTGAAGTTGTAAAACCTAATTTGTTTGAGCAAAAGTTAAGCGCACCGTCTCAGCCAAATCAACCTGAAAATAATCTGAATTTCGAGTTAAAACAGCAACCAAGTGCAAATACATCAAGTTTGTTTTTATTAAACGAAACTATTCAAGTTTCTGATGAAGTTGCTCCTGCTGAGCCACAAATTGATCCAAATTTTGAGGTTGAACCTAAATTAGAAACAAAACAGGAAGATGTTGTTAAACACATTTTAAATTATGATTATTTAGAGCAAGAATCTGCCTTAACCAATGCTAAACCAGTTGTTAAAGCAGAAACTAAGCTTGAAGATAAAGAAGAAGATCCGGATTTACAAATGACGGTTCGTGTAGAGAAATCGGTTCCTCAAGGCGAAAAGTTTTTACGTAACCCGCGAAAACGAAGATTTACTTAA